The sequence CGGCCCAGTCTTTTTGATTGAACGCCGTGTTCGTCTTGATCCCGGCGGCCTGCGCCGGCGAATTGTCGAGCATCGTCTCGTCGATGTCGACGACGACCGCTCGCGGTTTCCTGCGTTCCGCCTTCGCTAGCTTTTTGGCTGTCTTTACGTCGTCCGCGAGCGAGCGCCGCGCCCAGTTGAATGCCTGATAGCACAATGCGCGGTACTCGGCGGACTTTTGCATAAAGAGCGTCGCGCCGGTTTGATAATCGAATTGCGATTGCTGAACCGCCGGTTGCTGCTGAGCTGATTGCCCGGCCGTGAAATACATCGAGACAACCGAAATCAACGTCAAACTGAACGAGAGCAAGTAATGTTTGTGCTTCATAATCTTGTAATTGAATAGCGAATCCAACAGAATTATAGGTGAACTATGACTGAAAAAACGAAAACTGAAGAATTGGAGGAGTCGCTTGAAGGGAGTTACTACTATGATGACGCGACCGGTTACGAGCTTTTCGATCCGGATGCGCCCGACGACGCAGTCGATGAAGATGAGGAATCCGACGAGGTTCGCTTGACGCAAGGGCAAAGCCGCGCGGCATCCCGAACCACCCCGATTCCATAAACTAGCCGGCAGCGGCGCTGGTTTCGTCGTCGTAAACTTCGAGGATCGGCAAGATGCTGCTCAGCGTCAGGACCTCTTTGACCTTCGGCATTAAATTTGTGAGTTTGAGATGACCGCCGAGTTCGCTCAATGAGCCGACACCCGCCAAAATTTCTCCGGCGCCGCTTGAGTCGATGTACTTCACTTTCTCGAGGTTCAGCAGAATGTCCGTTTTGTCCTCGCCGATGAGCCGTTTTATCTCGTCGCGAAGCCGTGCCGAACCGCCGCCCATAATGATGTTGCCTTCGAGATCGAGCACCGTCATCTCACCGTTCTGTCGTTCCTGTATTTCGAGCATCGTTGATTTCCTCGTAAGTTACGGAATTATCCAAGAAAGCGATGGATCAAGTCAATTCCGGCTCCGGCCTTGTGCAATCCAACCGGACCGGTCGCAACCGGTTTCCGTCCTGACTATTTCTTCGGGCGTTCGTTCGGCTTAAGGACACGTTTGCGAAGCCGGATCGATTTCGGCGTGACCTCGACCAGTTCGTCGTCGGCGATGAATTCGAGCGCCTGTTCGAGCGAAAGATCTTTCACCGGAACGAGCCGCATCGCTTCGTCGGTCGATGTCGTGCGCATATTCGTCAGCTTCTTTTCCTTGATCGCATTGACGTCGAGATCGACGAATCGCGCGTTCTCGCCGACGATCATTCCTTCGTAAACCTTCGTCTGCGGCTTGATGAACAGCGATCCGCGTTCCTGAAGCGCATACAGAGCATAGGTCGTCGCCTCGCCGATCCGGTCCGCGACCAGCGATCCGGTTCCGCGTCCCTTGAGATCGCCCTGCCAGCGATCAAACCGCAAGAACATCGTGTTGAGCAGACCCGTTCCCTTGGTTTCCGTCAAAAACTCGCCCCGGAATCCGATCAGCCCGCGCGAAGGAACTTCGTACTCGAGCCGGACGCGTCCCGAGCCGTTGTTGATCATCTTCGTCATCTGGCCTTTGCGGCGGCCGAGCGCCTCGGTGACGACGCCGATAAACTCTTCCGGAACGTCGATCACGACGAGTTCGATCGGTTCTTGCGTTTCTCCGTTCTCGCCTTTGCGTGTGATTACTTCCGGCTTTGAAACCTGAAGTTCGTAGCCCTCGCGCCGCATCATTTCGATGAGGATCGACAACTGGAGTTCGCCGCGTCCCGAAACCTTGAAACTGTCGGGCGAATCGGTCTCCGCGACGCGGAGCGCGACGTTTCCGAGCAGTTCTTTTTCAAGGCGATCCTTGATCTGCCGGGAGGTGACGTATTTTCCTTCCGTTCCCGAAAAGGGCGACGTGTTGACGCCGAAGATCATCGCGATCGTCGGTTCATCGACGGCGATCACCGGCAACGGCCGCGGATTGTCGACGAGCGTGATCGTCTCGCCGATGTTGATGTCGTCGAATCCGGCCAGCGCGACGATCTCGCCGACGCCCGCGCGATCGGTGGTCTGCCGTTCAAGACCTTCAAATATGTAGAGCTCCTTGACGCGCGTTTTCTGCGTCGTGCCATCGCGTTTCGAAACGATGACCTCCTGGTTCTTGGCGATCTCACCCGAAAAAATGCGGCCGATCGCAAGGCGTCCGACGAATGGATTGTAGTCGATATTCGCGACCAGAAGCTGGAGCGTGTCATTGCGGATCTCGTGCGGCGCGGGAACGGTTTCGAGGATCTGATCGAACAGGGGTTGAAGGTCTTTCGAATCGTCCGCGAGGTTCTTTTTAGCGATCCCGTCGCGGGAGATCGAGTACAGGATCGGGAACTCGATCTGTTCCTCGTTCGCTCCGAGATCGATGAAAAGGTCGTAGATCTCATCGACGACCTCATCAGGCCGCGCGTCCTGGCGGTCGATCTTGTTGACGAGCGCGATCGCCGGGAGATTGAGTTCAAGCGCCTTGCGCAGAACGAATCGGGTTTGCGGCAAACATCCCTCGGCGGCGTCTACCAGCAGAACAATGCCGTCGACCATCTTCAGAACGCGCTCGACCTCGCCGCCGAAATCTGCGTGGCCCGGCGTATCGACGATGTTGATCTTGTGATCGCCGTAATGCACCGAAGTGTTTTTGGCCATGATCGTGATGCCGCGCTCGCGTTCGAGGTCCATCGAGTCCATCACGCGGTCAACGATTGTTTCGTTGTCACGGTAGACGTGCGATTGCTGAAGCATAGCGTCGACGAGGGTCGTCTTGCCGTGGTCGACGTGCGCGATGATCGCGATGTTTCTGATCTTGTTTGTTTCAATCATTGTTTTCGGCGCCTTGGAAGGCAAACAGAAATGATGACCGATTGGCGGGCAAAACGCAAAAGGGGAATGGAAAAGAAGTTCCAGATTCAAGAGATTCCCGATTCCCGATTCCAGCGATTCCAGATCCAAGCGATTCCAGATTCCAGCGATTCCAGATTCCAGCGATTCCAGATCTAAGCGATTCCAGATTCCAGCGATTCCAGATCCAAGCGATTCCAGATCCAAGCGATTCCAGATTCCAGCGATTCCAGATTCCAGCGATTCCAGATTCCAGCGATTCCAGATTCCAGCGATTCCAGATTCCAGCGATTCCAGATTCCAGCGATTCCAGATTCCAGCGATTCCAGATTCCAGCGATTCCAGATTCCAGCGATTCCAGATTCCAGCGATTCCAGATTCCAGCGATTCCAGATTCCAGCGATTCCAGATTCCAGCGATTCCAGATTCCAGCGATTCCAGATTCCAGCGATTCCAGATTCCAGCGATTCCAGATTCCAGCGATTCCAGATTCCAGCGATTCCAGATTCCAGCGATTCCAGATTCCAGCGATTCCAGATTCCAGCGATTCCAGATTCCAGCGATTCCAGATTCCAGCGATTCCAGATTCCAGCGATTCCAGATCCAAGCGATTCCAGATCCAAGCGATTCCAGATCCAAGCGATTCCAGATCCAAGCGATTCCAGATTCCAGCGATTCCAGATTCCAGCGATTCCAGATTCCAGCGATTCCGGATTCCAGCGATTCCGGATTCCAGCGATTCCAGATTCCAGCGATTCCAGATCCAAGCGATTCCAGATTCCAGCGATTCCATCTGGAATACTTAGAATCTTGGAATCTCCGGAATCCTGGAATCCTGGAATCTTGGAATCTCTGGAATCCTGGAATCCTGGAATCTTGGAATCCTGGAATCTTGGAATCTCTGGAATCCTGGAATATTGGAATCTCCGGAATCCTGGAATCCTGGAATCCTGGAATCTCTGGAATCCGGAGAATTCACCTGACAAAAGCATTCGGAACCGCAATGTCCGTGGCCGCGCCGAAATTCTGGATCAGCGTTCCGGCGGTCGATCGTTGGATGTACCACGTCGCGG is a genomic window of Acidobacteriota bacterium containing:
- a CDS encoding STAS domain-containing protein translates to MLEIQERQNGEMTVLDLEGNIIMGGGSARLRDEIKRLIGEDKTDILLNLEKVKYIDSSGAGEILAGVGSLSELGGHLKLTNLMPKVKEVLTLSSILPILEVYDDETSAAAG
- the typA gene encoding translational GTPase TypA; the encoded protein is MIETNKIRNIAIIAHVDHGKTTLVDAMLQQSHVYRDNETIVDRVMDSMDLERERGITIMAKNTSVHYGDHKINIVDTPGHADFGGEVERVLKMVDGIVLLVDAAEGCLPQTRFVLRKALELNLPAIALVNKIDRQDARPDEVVDEIYDLFIDLGANEEQIEFPILYSISRDGIAKKNLADDSKDLQPLFDQILETVPAPHEIRNDTLQLLVANIDYNPFVGRLAIGRIFSGEIAKNQEVIVSKRDGTTQKTRVKELYIFEGLERQTTDRAGVGEIVALAGFDDINIGETITLVDNPRPLPVIAVDEPTIAMIFGVNTSPFSGTEGKYVTSRQIKDRLEKELLGNVALRVAETDSPDSFKVSGRGELQLSILIEMMRREGYELQVSKPEVITRKGENGETQEPIELVVIDVPEEFIGVVTEALGRRKGQMTKMINNGSGRVRLEYEVPSRGLIGFRGEFLTETKGTGLLNTMFLRFDRWQGDLKGRGTGSLVADRIGEATTYALYALQERGSLFIKPQTKVYEGMIVGENARFVDLDVNAIKEKKLTNMRTTSTDEAMRLVPVKDLSLEQALEFIADDELVEVTPKSIRLRKRVLKPNERPKK